A single region of the Aeromicrobium chenweiae genome encodes:
- a CDS encoding protein adenylyltransferase SelO: MTTSSATFPLANHFATELSELALPWRSEPTPDPRLLVLNDRLAAELGIDPDELRGPDGVGLLTGTVVPPGATPVAQAYAGHQFGGYSPRLGDGRALLMGELTDQEGRPRDLHLKGSGRTPFSRGGDGLAAVGPMLREYLMSEAMHALGVPTTRALAVVATGRDVRRDTMLPGAVLARVASSHLRVGTFQLVASTGDVELLRRVADHAIERHHPSAASAENPYRALFEAVVAAQADLVARWMLLGFVHGVMNTDNMTISGETIDYGPCAFLDAYDPEAVFSSIDVDGRYAYGNQPVVAQWNLARFAETLLPLIAEDQGTAVTLAVESLNTFPTRYAATYATGLRAKLGLPATVTDTDATKLGEELLALLRASHVDWTTAFRALGSAARGDDEPIRGLVIDLASLDDWLARWRTLGPDPAAMDRTNPVYVPRNHLVEEALDAATAGDLDPFERLLAVVQQPFDERPGLERYAAPAPEDFGRYVTYCGT; encoded by the coding sequence GTGACAACCTCTTCCGCGACGTTCCCCCTCGCCAACCACTTCGCCACGGAGCTCTCCGAGCTGGCCCTGCCCTGGCGGTCCGAGCCGACGCCGGACCCGAGGCTGCTGGTGCTCAACGACCGGCTGGCCGCCGAGCTCGGCATCGATCCGGACGAGCTGCGAGGCCCCGACGGCGTCGGTCTGCTCACCGGCACCGTGGTGCCGCCCGGCGCGACCCCGGTGGCTCAGGCGTACGCCGGCCACCAGTTCGGCGGCTACTCGCCGCGGCTCGGTGACGGACGGGCGCTGCTGATGGGAGAGCTGACCGACCAGGAGGGACGGCCGCGCGATCTCCACCTGAAGGGCTCCGGGCGCACGCCGTTCTCGCGCGGCGGCGACGGCCTGGCCGCCGTCGGTCCCATGCTGCGCGAGTACCTCATGAGCGAGGCGATGCACGCTCTCGGCGTACCGACGACCCGCGCGCTCGCCGTGGTCGCCACCGGTCGCGACGTCCGCCGCGACACCATGCTGCCCGGCGCCGTGCTGGCCCGGGTGGCCAGCAGCCACCTGCGGGTGGGCACCTTCCAGCTCGTCGCATCGACCGGCGACGTGGAGCTGTTGCGGCGTGTGGCAGACCATGCGATCGAGCGCCACCACCCGTCCGCTGCGTCCGCCGAGAACCCGTACCGCGCCCTGTTCGAGGCCGTCGTCGCGGCGCAGGCCGACCTGGTGGCGCGATGGATGCTCCTCGGCTTCGTCCACGGCGTCATGAACACCGACAACATGACGATCTCCGGCGAGACGATCGACTACGGCCCGTGTGCGTTCCTGGACGCGTACGACCCCGAGGCGGTCTTCAGCTCGATCGACGTCGACGGCCGCTACGCCTACGGCAACCAGCCGGTGGTCGCGCAGTGGAACCTGGCGCGCTTCGCCGAGACCCTGCTACCACTGATCGCCGAGGACCAGGGCACCGCCGTCACGCTCGCCGTCGAGTCGCTCAACACCTTCCCGACGCGGTACGCAGCCACCTACGCAACCGGTCTTCGCGCGAAGCTCGGCCTACCTGCGACGGTGACGGACACGGACGCGACGAAGCTGGGGGAGGAGCTGCTCGCGCTGCTCCGCGCCAGCCACGTCGACTGGACCACCGCCTTCCGTGCCCTCGGCTCGGCGGCCCGCGGGGACGACGAGCCGATCCGCGGCCTCGTCATCGACCTGGCCTCCCTGGACGACTGGCTCGCCCGCTGGCGGACACTCGGTCCCGACCCGGCCGCGATGGACCGCACCAACCCCGTCTACGTCCCGCGCAACCACCTGGTGGAGGAGGCGCTGGACGCCGCGACGGCCGGCGACCTCGACCCGTTCGAGCGGCTGCTCGCCGTCGTGCAGCAACCGTTCGACGAGCGTCCAGGCCTGGAGCGCTATGCCGCTCCCGCGCCCGAGGACTTCGGGCGCTACGTCACCTACTGCGGCACCTGA